The following proteins are co-located in the Solanum pennellii chromosome 8, SPENNV200 genome:
- the LOC107027884 gene encoding uncharacterized protein LOC107027884: LKKNEWRIHQRNVLPTLLVLYLFFNYDGVQGEIKLSEQEELALEKQLKLLNKPAVKTVKTKWEDTYDCVDFYKQPAFDHPLLKNHNFHPKMKPILPTIKHISKNSTIDIFSKISLENNCPCGTVPIKRVTRDDLIRQRDMPSPEDFEYEVQSEDNTHKVVEPRGGYNYKAGNTHCFNTLCPGFLLVNNNILLDNAFTNVSRRGNHEQQPEIIVYIVRDLAEEHWWLLLGDKQVVVGFWPNWIFSALANDFATNVEWGGVTYTPSEDLENYAPMGSAMIPVRISPAHDAYCRALMVLNDKGETLNVVKTPIFLDNRTLYQVVDKPFWENVDFPHYVFYGGTHVPRIDKNM, from the exons ttaaaaaagaatgaatgGAG GATTCATCAAAGAAATGTTCTACCAACTTTGCTggtattatatttgttttttaattacgACGGAGTTCAAGGAGAAATAAAGTTGTCAGAACAAGAGGAATTGGCATTGGAGAagcaattaaaacttttaaacaaaCCAGCGGTCAAAACAGTTAAG ACTAAATGGGAAGATACATATGATTGTGTGGATTTCTACAAACAACCTGCATTTGATCATCCATTATTAAAGAATCACAATTTTCATCCCAAG ATGAAACCCATTTTACCAACaataaaacatatttcaaaGAATTCAACTATTGATATATTTTCGAAGATATCGTTAGAGAACAATTGTCCTTGTGGAACCGTTCCTATCAAAAGAGTTACCAGAGATGATCTTATTAGACAAAGAGATATGCCATCACCAGAAGATTTCGAATATGAAGTCCAATCAGAAGATAAT ACTCATAAAGTTGTTGAACCAAGAGGCGGATACAATTACAAG GCCGGAAATACACATTGCTTCAACACATTATGTCCCGGCTTTTTGTTAGTAAACAATAACATACTTCTTGATAATGCATTTACCAATGTTTCTCGTCGAGGGAATCATGAACAACAACCGGAGATTATTGTCTACATTGTTCGG GATCTTGCGGAAGAACATTGGTGGCTTTTGCTCGGAGATAAACAAGTTGTAGTTGGTTTTTGGCCTAATTGGATTTTTAGCGCGTTAGCCAATGATTTTGCTACAAATGTCGAATGGGGTGGAGTGACATATACTCCTTCAGAAGATCTCGAAAATTATGCCCCAATGGGCTCTGCCATGATTCCTGTACGTATATCACCAGCACATGATGCTTATTGTAGGGCACTTATGGTTTTAAACGATAAAGGTGAAACGCTAAATGTAGTAAAAACGCCAATATTTCTTGACAATCGAACGCTATATCAAGTGGTTGATAAACCATTTTGGGAAAATGTAGATTTTCCACATTATGTATTTTATGGAGGAACTCATGTGCCAAGGATagataaaaatatgtaa